A stretch of DNA from Barnesiella propionica:
GATAAGCTTACAGATGTGTTTTCAGGACAGGAATGGTTAAAATGGGCCATGGAGCTGCAGTTTATCTCCCAGGCCGGGTTAACCTATTCGGAGGATGTTTTCGATAGGGAACGGTTTGCCCGTCTGCGTGAGATCTCCGCCGAGATTATGAATATGAAAACAGGTATATCTATAGAAAAAGTCAGAGAGGTATTTTGCAATGAGACCGGTTTTCAAACTCCGAAACTGGATACGCGGGCGGCGATTTTCAAAGATGATAAAATTTTACTGGTAAAGGAGAAGAACGGTACGTGGTCATTACCGGGGGGATGGGTGGATGTCAATGAGTCCGTAAAATCGAATACCGTAAAAGAAGTGAAAGAAGAAGCCGGATTGGATGTTGTTCCTGTCAAGTTGATTGCGTTACAAGACAGGAATATGCACAACCTGCCTGTGTATGCTTATGGCGTATGCAAAGCTTTTGTTTTGTGTGAAATTGTAGGCGGAGGATTCTGTGAAAATTGTGAAACTTCGGCCAGCGCTTTTTTTTCTCCGGATGAACTGCCTCCTCTTGCACTGGAAAAGAATAACGAGGAACAGATAAGGTTATGTTTCAGCGCATATTATAAGGCTTCTCATTGGGATACTGTTTTCGATTAACAATAATAGTCCTTTCTATCCGGTGTAAATATTTATCTTTGCGGTATGGAAAGATTCAAATACGTGCAACCATCTCCTTTTCTGAGTTCTTATGTGAAACGTTATTGGATACTGGAAACTGATGAGGTATATACTATGCCGCAAAGAATCGTTCCGAGCGGGAGTGTCCAACTTTCTTTTTACCAGGGAGATCCGGTCAGGCTATCGGCAAACGGATTATGTTCCTGCGGTGGAGTGATCGGCGGGCAGATGGTCGGTTACTGGGATATTTCATTAACCGGATATTTGAAAATATTTACGGTTGTATTTCAGCCTTTTGGTGCACGTGCTTTTTTTCGAATACCTATGAGCGAGATTACAGATCAGGTTGTTGCTTTGCGGGATTTAAACGATAAAAGTCTATGTGAATTAGAAGACCGGATTATGAATACCAGATATGAAGAAGAGTGTATCGGATTTATCGAGCAATTTCTGATAAGCCGGCTGAAACCTTTTAAAGATTATAATTATAATCGTTTATATTCTGCAATAGAATTGATTAATCGGGAATCTGTCGGACAATTGTCTCTTACGAAAATCTCGGGTTCGGTTTGTTTAGGACATAAACAGTTTCGGCGGATATTCTCGGAGTATGTAGGTACGAATCCTAAAAGTTTCCAAAGAATCGTACGTTTCCAAAGGGCATTATTTATATTACAAAATTTTCCGGAAATATCGTTTACCCGGTTGGCGTATGAATGCGGATATTATGATCAGTCTCATTTAATTAATGAATTCAAGGTGTTTTCCGGCTATACGCCTACGGAATTTATGTCTTTCGGATTACCGGAGTCCGATTATTTTTCATAGATTGCGGATATGTCCTTTTTTTCCAATTTTCCTGTTATGGCATATTTTACCTTTGTAACACCTATAGGTTCATGTCTAATTTAAAAAAACTGGAAAATGAGTAAAATGATTTCTTTTTTCGAGATTCCGTCAGTGGATTTTTGTCGTGCGGTAAAATTTTATGAGACTATTCTGAAAACCGATCTGGTAGTTTGTGAATGTGGCGAAGACGAAAAAATGGCTGTGTTTCTGGATGAAAACGGCCGGGCTTGCGGAGACGTATTTTATAATGCGGATTTTCTGCCTTCTCAACAGGGCGTCATTATTAGCCTGAGAACGGAGAATATGGAAGGAACATTGCATGCTATCGTTGAAAACGGAGGAAAGATTATCCGGCCTAAAACCAAGATTGAAGCAGAGGGTATGGGATATTTCGCCTTATTTATAGATTGTGAAGGAAACAAATTGGGTTTGTATTCTGACAGATAACCTTTGCACGAATCCGGCTGTTTTATGGCTTTTATTATAAATATTTTGTTTGTTATTCGTAAGATGAAAAAGTAAATATTCAAATAGAAAAGCCGGTATAATTATAAAAAACAAGAAAGCGGAAGATGTGGAAATCTTCCGCTTTCTTGTTTTCTTTGTGATATTAATATAATTTCTAATATTTGATTTTATCAGAAATATTATTTTGGATTTGTGCAACAAGACGGTTATTCGTTTCCTGTGCAGTGGATAGTTGCAACCGAATGTATTCCATCTGATTGATTAATAAATCACTCTTTTCATTCAGGCGCGTAACCTCCATGGATAATTTATTGACAATAGCCACTAAGCTTATCAGATCTGCAGGTGCCTCTTCCTCCACTTTAATCATCTCTCCTTTTCCGGTCATTAACCATTCGGCACTTAATTCGGGATAGGTATAAAGTATTTTGGAAATACTTTCGTACGATAAACCTTTTCCTCCTCTTCTTTGCTTTCCGAGCGTGCCGACAGCAATCTTAGCCTGAACGGTAATTTTATTATCGTTCAAACCTTTGAATCTCATAAATTTGTCTAATCTGCTGAAAAAATTATCCATCTTGTTAAAAATAATCTATTTTTTTATTGTATTATAGACTAATATCAATACATTTGCATCGAAAAAATAAATACTCGTATTTGTTTCACTGTGAAATTATAAAAACTATTTGAACAGTGCAACAAAAAACGAAAAAAAATCAAATGGCACTAAAAGATTATATAATACAATTGTCAAAAGAAGAGTATAAAGCATTGTTTAATCTGTTACAAGAAGAAACAATGTCAAGCAGAATCTCTGTTTATCGTTGGTTTTCAGGAAAATGCGTTCCTTCTCCAATAAAACAAAAAATTATTTCGAAGATAA
This window harbors:
- a CDS encoding helix-turn-helix domain-containing protein; this encodes MERFKYVQPSPFLSSYVKRYWILETDEVYTMPQRIVPSGSVQLSFYQGDPVRLSANGLCSCGGVIGGQMVGYWDISLTGYLKIFTVVFQPFGARAFFRIPMSEITDQVVALRDLNDKSLCELEDRIMNTRYEEECIGFIEQFLISRLKPFKDYNYNRLYSAIELINRESVGQLSLTKISGSVCLGHKQFRRIFSEYVGTNPKSFQRIVRFQRALFILQNFPEISFTRLAYECGYYDQSHLINEFKVFSGYTPTEFMSFGLPESDYFS
- a CDS encoding XRE family transcriptional regulator codes for the protein MALKDYIIQLSKEEYKALFNLLQEETMSSRISVYRWFSGKCVPSPIKQKIISKIIGIPADELFPDR
- a CDS encoding VOC family protein, whose product is MSKMISFFEIPSVDFCRAVKFYETILKTDLVVCECGEDEKMAVFLDENGRACGDVFYNADFLPSQQGVIISLRTENMEGTLHAIVENGGKIIRPKTKIEAEGMGYFALFIDCEGNKLGLYSDR
- a CDS encoding NUDIX hydrolase N-terminal domain-containing protein → MDKLTDVFSGQEWLKWAMELQFISQAGLTYSEDVFDRERFARLREISAEIMNMKTGISIEKVREVFCNETGFQTPKLDTRAAIFKDDKILLVKEKNGTWSLPGGWVDVNESVKSNTVKEVKEEAGLDVVPVKLIALQDRNMHNLPVYAYGVCKAFVLCEIVGGGFCENCETSASAFFSPDELPPLALEKNNEEQIRLCFSAYYKASHWDTVFD